A single region of the Anguilla anguilla isolate fAngAng1 chromosome 17, fAngAng1.pri, whole genome shotgun sequence genome encodes:
- the LOC118216216 gene encoding uncharacterized protein LOC118216216 — translation MEHSQEQGEPAQPVIALARMLEGMAAMQERQALMHAEQLEALRAQTSLQTQALLQLAAAGETSSRERQNKPPVALHLPKMTPEDDAEAFLEGFEVAAKASQWPEEEWVVRLLPLLTGEAQQAAHSLPPTARAVYQNLKKAVLDRLGYSPEEHRRRFRQTALAGEDRPFAYAQRLLDMARRWLRPELRSADGVVELVTLERFIDGLPGETANWVRCHRPTGLAAAVTLAEDHLALYPRGQSQHQQQQQQQQQQGRADTAPRRRAPPRSLPPPLPSSLPRAQTPSFSRNNPFFVSPAPGSVAAGFEPQRAPQTPGPGCWRCGQPGHLRRECPLMEVGQVVRVVGPPTSAPDPDGAYCIP, via the exons atggaacacagccaggagCAGGGGGAACCGGCACAGCCAGTGATAGCGCTTGCgaggatgctggaggggatggcagCAATGCAAGAGAGACAGGCGCTGATGCACGCCGAGCAACTTGAAGCTCTGCGAGCACAGACATCCCTGCAGACGCAGGCTCTactgcagctggctgctgcGGGAGAAACTAGCTCCCGCGAGCGACAGAACAAACCCCCCGTAGCTCTTCACTTGCCTAAAATGACCCCGGAGGACGATGCTGAGGCATTCCTGGAGGGGTTTGAAGTGGCAGCGAAGGCGAGTCAATGGCCGGAGGAGGAGTGGGTCGtccgcctcctgcccctcttgACTGGGGAAGCCCAACAGGCGGCGCACAGCTTACCCCCCACCGCGCGGGCTGTCTACCAAAACCTAAAGAAGGCGGTCCTGGACCGCCTGGGGTACAGCCCGGAAGAGCACCGGCGGCGGTTCCGTCAGACGGCTCTGGCAGGAGAGGACCGGCCATTCGCCTACGCCCAGAGACTGCTGGATATGGCCCGACGGTGGCTCCGACCGGAACTCCGGTCAGCCGACGGAGTGGTAGAGCTGGTGACACTGGAACGATTTATCGATGGCCTCCCGGGGGAAACAGCGAACTGGGTGAGGTGCCATCGACCGACCGGGTTGGCGGCCGCCGTCACCCTGGCGGAGGACCACCTGGCGCTCTACCCCCGCGGCCAGtcccagcaccagcagcagcagcagcagcagcagcagcaaggacgGGCAGACACGGCTCCGCGCCGAAGAGCCCCTCCTcgttcccttcctcccccccttccttcctcccttccccgtGCCCAAACCCCTTCCTTTTCCCGTAACaaccctttttttgtttccccagccccaggctcagtggcggcGGGGTTCGAACCACAGAGAGCTCCTCAGACGcccggaccggggtgttggcggtgcggacaaCCGGGTCACCTGCGCCGAGAGTGCCCGCTCatggaggtggggcaggtggttcGTGTTGTCGGCCCGCCCACCTCCGCTCCCGACCCAGACGGAGCGTACTGTATTCCG tga